GCGGCCTGTATTGAAGAGGGTGTGAAGTGAACAAGTGGTGGTTTCCTGCCTTGACGGCGCTGGCCGTGCTGCACGGCTGCGCCAGCGTCCCGCGTGGCGCCATTCCGGTGGTCGATTCGAGTACGCGGGTCTCGAACAGCGAGCGTGTCTCGGCCAACCGTGGCGCGCCGGTCTCCTCCGGCAGCAATGGTACGTCCCAGGCCCAGTCCCTGCCTGAGGATTCCGGGGTCACGGTGATGATCCCGCAGGGCGCGGGCGCATCGCCGATCCAGACCTTCCCGGCCCAGACCGGCTCTGCACCGCTGAGCACCGGCCCGATCACCCCGGGACCGGTCAGTGGCGGGCCGATCACCACCAACCCTAATCCGGCAGGTGACGAACCTTTCGACATCGCGTCGATGAACAGCGCCCCGGCCGCTGCCACTCGTGCGCCTACCGGTATTCCGCGCAGCAATGGGGGCGGGTTGTCCGCCGATGAGCAGCTGGACGGTCCAGTAC
The Pseudomonas putida genome window above contains:
- a CDS encoding tetratricopeptide repeat protein, which produces MNKWWFPALTALAVLHGCASVPRGAIPVVDSSTRVSNSERVSANRGAPVSSGSNGTSQAQSLPEDSGVTVMIPQGAGASPIQTFPAQTGSAPLSTGPITPGPVSGGPITTNPNPAGDEPFDIASMNSAPAAATRAPTGIPRSNGGGLSADEQLDGPVLALLTTAQQQQGSGDLNGASSSLERAQRIAPREPQVLFRLAQVRLSQGDAAQSEQLARRALTYANGRPDLQAELWNIIAQAREKQGDSAGAALARQKARTAS